From one Rattus norvegicus strain BN/NHsdMcwi chromosome 7, GRCr8, whole genome shotgun sequence genomic stretch:
- the Hoxc12 gene encoding homeobox protein Hox-C12: protein MGEHNLLNPGFVGPLVNIHTGDTFYFPNFRASGAQLPGLPSLSYPRRDNVCSLPWPSAEPCNGYPQPYLGSPVSLNPPFGRTCELARVEDSKGYYREPCAEGGGGGLKREERGREPGAGPGAALLQLEPSGPPALGFKYDYPAGGGGGDGNTGPPHDPPSCQSLESDSSSSLLNEGNKGASAGDPGSLVSPLNPGGGLSASGAPWYPIHSRSRKKRKPYSKLQLAELEGEFLVNEFITRQRRRELSDRLNLSDQQVKIWFQNRRMKKKRLLLREQALSFF from the exons ATGGGCGAGCATAATCTCCTGAATCCTGGGTTTGTGGGGCCGCTGGTGAATATCCACACGGGAGACACCTTCTACTTCCCCAACTTCCGCGCGTCAGGGGCGCAACTCCCGGGGCTGCCTTCGCTGTCCTACCCACGCCGCGATAACGTGTGCTCGCTGCCCTGGCCGTCGGCCGAGCCGTGCAATGGCTACCCGCAGCCCTATCTCGGCAGTCCGGTGTCTCTCAACCCGCCTTTTGGCCGCACGTGCGAGTTGGCTCGCGTGGAGGATAGCAAGGGTTACTACCGAGAGCCCTGCGCTGAGGGCGGCGGCGGGGGCCTAAAGCGGGAGGAGCGCGGGCGCGAACCCGGAGCGGGACCCGGGGCAGCGCTGCTGCAGCTGGAGCCGTCGGGGCCACCTGCGCTCGGCTTCAAGTACGACTACCCAGCGGGCGGCGGCGGTGGCGACGGCAACACGGGACCCCCCCACGACCCACCCTCGTGTCAGTCATTGGAATCTGACTCCAGTTCATCCCTACTCAACGAGGGCAATAAGGGCGCCAGTGCTGGCGACCCTGGCTCTCTGGTATCTCCGTTGAACCCAGGCGGCGGGCTCTCAGCCAGCG GCGCGCCCTGGTACCCGATCCACAGCCGCTCGCGAAAGAAGCGCAAGCCGTATTCGAAGTTGCAGCTGGCTGAGCTGGAGGGCGAGTTTCTGGTCAACGAGTTCATCACACGCCAGCGTCGGAGGGAACTCTCGGACCGCTTGAATCTTAGTGATCAGCAGGTCAAGATTTGGTTCCAGAACcggagaatgaaaaagaaaagacttctgCTGAGAGAGCAAGCTCTCTCCTTCTTCTAG